DNA sequence from the Candidatus Zixiibacteriota bacterium genome:
GCGTCGCTTATAGGGCCGCGATCCCGGCTGAAAGATATTGACTCGCTGCGGACAGCTCCGCGTAGACTGGGAACGCTGCGTAACCCGGTGACTATAACGCTGCCTCTCGAGCAGCCGATCGGGTACGGTTTCCGGGTCGAGCCGGATTCGGTATCGATTACCATACCGGTCTTTCCGGTAAAGACACGGGTATTCGAACGTCTACCGATTCAGATCTTCAATGCCCCGCCCAACACTGAGACACGCACGCGGCCCGATTTTGTGCGGGTCGAGCTGACCGGCCCGCCCGACGAAATCGATCGCGTCGATCCCAATGCACTGACCCTCTCCGTCGACTACCACCAGATCGGCCCCGGCAACCGCACCAGGGTTCACTTTGATTGTCCACCGGGGTTTCGTTTGAAGTCGCTGTCGATCGATTCGGTTGCGGTCGTCAGTATTCCATATGATAACGCTGGGGATTGAGACCTCTTGCGACGAAACCTCGGCGGCAGTTGTTCGCGATGGCCGCGATGTTTTGTCAAACGTGATCCTGTCACAGGCGGTGCACTCGCGGTTCGGCGGCGTGATACCGGAGGTGGCCAGCCGGGAGCATGTAAAGGCGATTGTGCCGATCTACAAGCAGGCGCTCGCGGATGCCAACGTTGCTCTTGATGATATCGGACTTGTGGCAGCGACAGTCGGCCCCGGCCTGGTGGGCCCGCTGTTAGTGGGCCTTAGTTTCGCCAAGGGGTTGGCGTACGCGCGCAAGCTGCCGTTTGTACCGGTGAACCACCTCGAGGGGCATCTCGCGGCGAACGTGCTCGAACATCGCGAACTTGACAAACACCATCTAACGCTGATTGTCTCCGGCGGCCACACGATGCTGGTAGAGGTTCTCTCTTTCGGTGAGTACAACGTGCTGGGACGGACCCGCGATGATGCCGCCGGCGAGGCGTTCGATAAGGTCGCAAAGATCATGGGGCTGGGGTATCCGGGCGGAGCGGCTCTGGACAAATTGGCCGAGACCGGAAACGCGAGACATCATCGCTTTCCCCGAGCTGTCATGAAAGATGACTACCAGTTCTCGTTTTCCGGATTGAAGACGGCAGTGGCGATCTATCTGGCAAAGCTCACACCTGAAGAACTTGAAAAAAACAAGGCCGACATTGCCGCATCGTTCCAGGAAGCGGTAGTGGATGCGCTAGTTTCAAAGACGATACTGGCTGCTCAGCACACCGGCGTGCGGCATGTGACTATATCCGGCGGCGTAGCGGCCAATAGCCGCCTTCGCACCCGGCTGCACGAGGAGGTGAAAGCGATAGGTGGGCGGATGTTTTATCCATCGTTACAGCTCTGTACCGATAATGCCGCGATGATCGCCGCGGCCGGATACTACAATTTCGAAAAGTACGGCCCCGGCGAGCTGATCGCCAACGCGATCCCGAATTTGCGGTTGGGGTAGGAGAGCCTCCCACGGCGCGCGGCGGCCGCGTGCAACCGTCAAGATGCCGGGGCCGGTACCCTGGTCAGCCTGCGGCCTGGGGCTGAACCGACTTGCTCGCCAATGCCCTCTCGTGTTACCGCCCCCGTACAAATAAACATGGCGGGGCATCCTTGCCCCGCCACGGACATCCCTGCTGAGAGGTTTTGCACGCGCTCTTCCGTAAGGACGTCAATTTTCACAGCAGCGATATTGCAGTGCCGTTGTCCGCCCAGGTGTCATACGTGAAGTCACGCCAAGCT
Encoded proteins:
- the tsaD gene encoding tRNA (adenosine(37)-N6)-threonylcarbamoyltransferase complex transferase subunit TsaD, whose protein sequence is MITLGIETSCDETSAAVVRDGRDVLSNVILSQAVHSRFGGVIPEVASREHVKAIVPIYKQALADANVALDDIGLVAATVGPGLVGPLLVGLSFAKGLAYARKLPFVPVNHLEGHLAANVLEHRELDKHHLTLIVSGGHTMLVEVLSFGEYNVLGRTRDDAAGEAFDKVAKIMGLGYPGGAALDKLAETGNARHHRFPRAVMKDDYQFSFSGLKTAVAIYLAKLTPEELEKNKADIAASFQEAVVDALVSKTILAAQHTGVRHVTISGGVAANSRLRTRLHEEVKAIGGRMFYPSLQLCTDNAAMIAAAGYYNFEKYGPGELIANAIPNLRLG